Within the Acuticoccus sediminis genome, the region ATCAGCGCCGGGGCGAGGAAGGCCCACCCCAGCGCGCCGCGCAGGGGCGCCGGCCACACGATGCGCGCCAGCATCTCGACGGCGTCGAGAAGCGCCCAGCGCGCCTTTTGGACGGCACCCGCCATCGAACCGTCAGCCCTGGAAGATCTCGTTGAACTTGGCGAACCAGATCGGCTGGTTCTCCACGAGCACCGGCGAGGGCACCGATACGAGCTTCTCGAAGTCCTCCGGCCTGGTCGGGTAGGACGGATCGCCGACGAGGTCGGCCGGCGGCTCGATCCCCGGACGCACCGGCGGCAGGCCGAGCGCGCCGCACCACGCCTTCTGCGCCTCCTCGGAGAGGGCGAAGTTGACGAAGTCCTTCGCGGCCTGCTCCTCGTTCGCGGGCAGGCCCTTGGGGACCCAGAGCCCGTCGGTGTCGACCTTGCAGCCCTCCTTCGGGACGGTCCAGGCGACGTCGATGCCGGACTGCTTGGCCGCGCGCGCGTTCACCGAGATGGTGCAGGCGAGGTCGATCTCGCTGTTCTGGAACCAGGAGGTGAAGTCCGGGTCCTCGCCGAGCAGCGGCTCGTTCGCCTTCAGCTTGCGGTAGAACTCGTAGCCCGGCTCCATGTTGTCCGGGATGTCCTCGAACGTGCCGCCGCCGGCGATCACCGCAATCGGGTTGAAGCCGATGCCGTCGTCGTAGAGCGCGACGCGGCCCTTGAACTTCGGGTCGAGCATGACCGTCCAGCTCTCCGGCGCACCGTCCGGGAACGCCTCGGGCCGGTACGCGCAGACGTAGACGTAGGCGTAGGTGTTGACGAGCGGCCAGCCCTCGAGCCCGACCGGCTTGGCGGACGGGAGCAGGCCCTCGAGGTTGGGAAGGTCCGAGAGGTCGACCGTCACGCCGCGCAGCGCCGAGATCGTGGCGTTGGTGGTCGTGTCCCAGTTGACGTGGATGGGCGGCACGCGGCCCTGGTCCACGGCGGCCCAGATCTTCGGCTTGATCTCGTTGTCCTCGGTGAAGTCGAGGCGCACCGGGATGCCGGTCTTCTCGGTGAAGGGGTCGGCGACGCCCGACTTCAGCGCATCGCCCCACGCACCGCCCCAGGCGCGCACGATGAGCTCCGACGGCTTGTCCTGCGCTCTGAGGATCGACGGCATCGCGAGGGTCGCGCCGAGCGCGGCACCTCCCTTGAGGGCAGTCCGGCGGGAGAAGGTCATGAAGGCAGCTCCTTGTGTCCGGTGGTGGTGGTGGTCTCGGCGTCCGGGAAGGTGAAGAGGTCGCGTGCGGCGAAGCCGAGGGTGACGGCCGCCCCCTCGGGTATCGACCGGTGCACGGCCGGGTCGTGGTCGAAGACGAAGATCGTCGCGCCGCCGAGCCCCTCGACAGTGACGGCGTAGACCATCCGGTCGCCCTCGAAGATCTGCTGCGCCACGGTGCCTGTCACGGTGTTCTCGTGCCCGAGCGGGCCTTCGGAGATCGCCACCTGCTCGGCGCGCAGGGTGCACTCGACGCGGTCGCCGGGCGACAGCGTGCCGGTGCCGCGCGCGGTGAGCCGCGTTCCCCCGGCCTCGACGGTCACCGCCGCCCCGTCCGCCTCGACGACGCGCGCGGGGAAGATCGAGGTCACCCCAACGAAGGTCGCGACGAACCGGTTCTGCGGCGCCCGGTAGATGGCCTGCGGCTCGTCCGCCTGCTGCACCACGCCGTGGTTCATGACGACGATCTGGTCGCTCATGACGAGCGCCTCGCGCTGGTCGTGGGTGACGTTGATGGTGGTGACGCCGAGGTCCTGCTGGATGCGGCGGAACTCGAGCTGCATCTCCTCGCGCAGCTTGCGGTCGAGCGCGGAGAGGGGCTCGTCGAGGAGCAGCAGATCCGGGTCGAACACCAGGGCGCGGGCGATGGCGACGCGCTGCTGCTGGCCGCCAGAGAGCTCGTGCGGGCGCCGGTCGCCGAGCCCGTCGAGCCGCACCAGCGACAGGAAGCGCTCCACCCGCTCGGGAATCGACGCCGGGTCGAAGCGG harbors:
- a CDS encoding ABC transporter ATP-binding protein; this encodes MVEIDGVSKAFGDSLAVREATFSVERGAFLTIVGPSGCGKTTLLRMIAGFERPTAGAIRINGADVKRMPAYRRSIGMVFQRLALFPHMTAAQNVAYPLKMRRFDPASIPERVERFLSLVRLDGLGDRRPHELSGGQQQRVAIARALVFDPDLLLLDEPLSALDRKLREEMQLEFRRIQQDLGVTTINVTHDQREALVMSDQIVVMNHGVVQQADEPQAIYRAPQNRFVATFVGVTSIFPARVVEADGAAVTVEAGGTRLTARGTGTLSPGDRVECTLRAEQVAISEGPLGHENTVTGTVAQQIFEGDRMVYAVTVEGLGGATIFVFDHDPAVHRSIPEGAAVTLGFAARDLFTFPDAETTTTTGHKELPS
- a CDS encoding ABC transporter substrate-binding protein, whose protein sequence is MTFSRRTALKGGAALGATLAMPSILRAQDKPSELIVRAWGGAWGDALKSGVADPFTEKTGIPVRLDFTEDNEIKPKIWAAVDQGRVPPIHVNWDTTTNATISALRGVTVDLSDLPNLEGLLPSAKPVGLEGWPLVNTYAYVYVCAYRPEAFPDGAPESWTVMLDPKFKGRVALYDDGIGFNPIAVIAGGGTFEDIPDNMEPGYEFYRKLKANEPLLGEDPDFTSWFQNSEIDLACTISVNARAAKQSGIDVAWTVPKEGCKVDTDGLWVPKGLPANEEQAAKDFVNFALSEEAQKAWCGALGLPPVRPGIEPPADLVGDPSYPTRPEDFEKLVSVPSPVLVENQPIWFAKFNEIFQG